Proteins found in one Xenopus laevis strain J_2021 chromosome 1L, Xenopus_laevis_v10.1, whole genome shotgun sequence genomic segment:
- the LOC121402799 gene encoding uncharacterized protein LOC121402799, with the protein MIRCIVSIYTCCLMYFGYCYEESHPNLLFKMHLQLAKTANRSNCWVCSKPTPSQSIPAMAAVHALYDIRVGMRKFSPSGRSAERHLSIEFNQTFLDGNVTYGLDVSPEACTRLSRPVWVSSQLGQSGICFNISSSFGAKSLGRTECPSGITIQIDHRIPDNNNLTTRHDYVCWGGGCDIQEGAAIPLSIQLLRNARNRNPNDLCVSLTGPYYFFCGQAAYRAVPPNTRGSCSLVRLVPASYIADGHKDLMVQRRVSVERRTRRELFSAGDRAWAWFPAWTGWGIELMNRLNNFSIIMDEMFNETVEAMKEISSEQ; encoded by the coding sequence ATGATCAGGTGCATTGTTTCTATATACACttgttgtttaatgtattttggatactGTTATGAGGAGTCACATCCGAATTTACTGTTCAAGATGCATTTACAATTAGCAAAAACAGCAAATAGGTCCAACTGCTGGGTGTGCTCCAAACCCACTCCGAGCCAGAGCATCCCGGCAATGGCGGCAGTACATGCCCTTTATGACATCAGGGTGGGCATGAGAAAGTTTAGTCCTTCAGGTAGATCAGCGGAACGCCATCTGTCCATAGAATTTAATCAGACATTCTTAGATGGTAATGTCACCTATGGTCTTGATGTCAGCCCCGAGGCTTGTACTAGACTTAGCAGACCCGTGTGGGTATCCAGTCAATTAGGCCAGTCCgggatttgttttaatatcagCTCTAGTTTTGGAGCCAAGTCCCTGGGGAGGACCGAATGCCCATCTGGGATAACCATCCAGATCGACCATAGAATCCCTGACAATAACAACCTAACCACCAGACATGATtatgtctgctgggggggagggtgtgaCATTCAGGAGGGTGCAGCAATCCCATTATCCATCCAGTTGTTGCGCAATGCCCGTAACCGTAACCCCAATGACCTTTGTGTCTCATTAACTGGGCCCTATTACTTTTTCTGCGGCCAGGCTGCCTATAGAGCCGTTCCCCCGAATACTAGAGGGTCATGCTCCTTAGTCAGGTTAGTCCCTGCCTCCTACATTGCCGACGGTCACAAGGACTTGATGGTGCAGAGGAGGGTAAGTGTGGAAAGAAGGACCAGGAGAGAGCTATTCTCCGCAGGGGACCGTGCATGGGCATGGTTTCCGGCATGGACCGGATGGGGTATAGAACTTATGAATCGGCTAAATAATTTTTCCATCATAATGGACGAGATGTTTAATGAGACAGTCGAAGCCATGAAAGAAATTTCTTCTGAACAATGA